The Methanosarcina acetivorans C2A genome includes the window CTCTGATATCGACGACATTATTGATACATATGGCGACGGTACCATCCTTACAATGGATGCAACTGACTTTGCAGCATTCTACTACGACATTGACGATAACGTAACAACCGAAACCCTTTCCATTGAAGACGTTCCAGACACTGAAGGCAACGTCATTGGAGAAGGCGGACTTATTTATGAGACAACCATCCAGGAAGTTGAATACGAATACTACAACCCGGATGCTGGCTGGGACAACTACAGCCTGATGGGCTTCTTCGCAGAGAAGTACATCCCAATCAACCCTGACAAGGCAGACAAGCTCTCAAAGCTCATCCTTGACAGCGATGACAAGTACACCATCAGAACCGGTGAAATGCTCGACCTCGGTGAAGGTTATGCTATCGAAGCCAAGCAGGTCGATGTTGACGGTGAGAAAGTCTGGCTCGAATTCACCAAGGACGGAGAATTCGTAGATGACGAAATCATCTCAGTTTCAACTGCTGACGATGAAGCCAACACCTGGGATGTAGAACTCGATGACATCGAGGACGAAGACGATGTTATTGTCCTCAAAGTCCACGTCAACCAGGTCTTCCAGGGCGCAGTCGACAGCATTGCCCAGATCGAAGGTCTCTGGCTCATTGACTACGCAAACGCAATGACCATCGAGTCTGACGACGAATTCGGTAACCTTGACGATGTATCCATCGACGGTGACACCCTTACAATTACCAACGAAGACACCTTCACTCTGACCAGGGATGATGAGGAGGAAATCGGTGAGGGCCTCTACTTCGCCACAGCCGACACCCCATCCAATGTGCTCAGGTTCTATGCAATGAAGGAAATCACAGACCCCGGCACCTATGAAATCAGGGGACAGGTCGCTTCCGGCTTCGGTGATCAATCATGGGATGCAAGCAGCTTTGCAGGCTTCTACTATGACATCGACGACAATGTCTCAACTGAAACCCTCACAGTCTCCGATCTTGACGGAAACGTGATTCCTGAAGGCGGTCTCGTTTACACCACCACCATCGCAGACGTTGACTTCGAGTACTACAACCCTGACGCAGGCTGGGACCAGTACCCTGTTATGGGTTTCTTTGCAGAAGAATACATCCCAATCAACCCTGACAAGGCAGACAAGATCGCAAAGCTTGTCCTTGACAGTGATGACAAGTACACCATCAGAACCGGTGAAATGCTCGATCTCGGTGAAGGTTATGCTATCGAAGCCAAGCAGGTCGATGTTGACGGTGAGAAAGTCTGGCTCGAATTCACCAAGGACGGAGAATTCGTAGATGACGAAATCATCTCAGTTTCAACTGCTGACGATGAAGCCAACACCTGGGATGTAGAACTCGATGACATCGAGGACGAAGACGATGTTGTTGTCCTCAAAGTCCATGTCAACCAGGTCTTCCAGGGCGCAGTCGACAGCATTGCCCAGATCGAAGGTCTCTGGCTCATTGACTACGCAAACGCAATGACCATCGAGTCTGACGACGAATTCGGTAACCTTGACGATGTATCCATCGACGGTGACACCCTTAAAATCAGCAATGAAGATACCTTCACTCTGACCAGGGACTCCGAAGAGGAAATCGGCGAAGGTATGTACTTCATGATCGCTGACACTTCATCCTCTGATCTCAGGTACTACCCATACGTAGAGAAGACCATCGGTGAAGAGGTTTCTGGCGAAGAAGAAACTCCTGAAGAAACCCCAACCGGGGAAGTTACTGAAACCGAAGGAGAAGAAGAAACTCCAACCGAAGTAACAGAAACTCCAACTGAGGGAGAACCTGCACCTGAAGAGACTGAAACTACCGAAAGCGAAGGTACTACTCCAGGCTTTGGATTCATGTTCGGCCTTGTAGGACTCCTTGCAGTAGTTTACCTCGTCAGGAGGAACAACTAAATTTTCTGAGTGAAGGGTTTTCCTACCCTTCTCTCTTTTAAATTCTTTTTTGGTTTCTTTTTACAGATAAGTTTTTATTTGTAGGATTTCTTAGTTCTCTCGATGCTTTTAATTCTGAAATCCTGATTCTTTAAACCGTCTGTTTCAGGGTTACAGATCAAGGTGAAATACCATGAAAAAAAGTATAGCTTTAATATCCGTGTTTGCGGTTTTGATGATCGCGTTTTCAGGCTGCGTGGGCAACAATTCCCCTGCAGTTAACGGGACAGACTCGGCCAATCCGGAAACAGATGCAATTTCTGAGGAAGATGTAGCCGGAATAAGCACACTTGAAACCCTTCCTGCGGGCTTTGAGTACGTTGATACCATTTCACTCTCCACAGATGAAATTAAAAGTGATTACGACGCTGAAAATGTCTCCGGGGTTCTTAACGTCTCCGAAGGGGTCTACAAAGACTCTAATGAAACTAATTATTATGTAGATGTTATCGAACTTGAAGATGAAGATGCTGCAAATAATTTCATCGATGCATACAAAGCTTCTTTCCCTCCACTTAGTAATGGTTCCCGTTTTACGGATGTTTCTTTTAACGGGCACTCTGCCGTGATAATCACCAAATATATTACATCGGGAGGAGAAGTCGTTCCCAGATACACCTACATCTGGAGCAATGAAAACTATGTGATAGTAGTTTACGGAAACACTGCTGAAGAAGCTCCCATCAGGCAGCTGGCAGAAGCAACCGGATACTAATTCCTTTTCAGTAAAGTTGATATTTCTCAACTTTCTTTATTTCCTTTTTAAAATTGACGGCTCCGGATTAATCGGTTGATATTCTGAATCTCCAAAGCTGGAATCTTTTGTTTTTCTTTTATACTCTTAAGGGCTGACTTGTCAGGTTTGCAATGCAAAAAAGTAACAGGAGAACTCATAATGCTATCAGGAAAAACAGAAGTGAATCTTCTTCCCTGTCCGGAGAATACTTCCCTTAGAGGCTGTCTTAAAATTAAATAATACCTGTCCCAAGATTGTTCGTCAATGTCAGAACAGACTGAAAGACTTCCTTATCCTAGCGATTTATCTGATAAAGAATGGAAACTAATCGAGCCTCATATCCCAAATCCCCCAACTAATCGAGGCAAAAAACGTGTTCACCCCTATCGTGAAATATTGAATGGCATATTCTATTTGCTACGTTCTGGTTGTGCATGGCGAATGCTACCACACGAATTTCCACCATGGCAAACTGTCTACCACTATTTCCGTCTTTGGCGTCTTTATGGAATTTGGGAACGCATAAATGCTGCGCTAAGGACTGAACTGAGAATTGCAAATGGCAGAGAACCAGAACCGAGTGCAGCGATTTTGGATAGTCAATCAGTCAAAACCACAGAAACACGTGGAGTACGCGGCTATGATGCTGGTAAGAAAGTCAAAAGACGAAAGCGCCATATTCTGGTGGATACAACAGGGCTAATATTAATGGTTGTAGTTCATGCAGCGAATATTCAGGATCGAGATGGAGCTAAACTTGTTCTGGAACAAATTAAGGGGACATTCTCTCGATTGCAGCTTATTTGGGCTGATGCTGCTTATGCTGGTCAACTGGTTGATTGGGTCAAGATAACCTGTGGTTGGGTTTTGGAAATAGTAAGGCGTAAAGATGATGTCAAAGGTTTTCAAGTACTTCCTCGCAGATGGGTAGTAGAGCGTACATTTGGATGGCTGGGTCGTTATCGGCGGTTGAGCAAAGATTATGAAGGATTAACAGAGTCCAGTCAAGCCTTCATTTATGCGGCTATGATCCATATAATGAGCAGACGACTGGCTAAAATAGAACCTTTATCCAGATGAAAAATGAATATTCAGACAGCCTCTTAGATATCAGGAACTTATTTTAATCAAAAAATAAATATCAGCGCCCCCACTAGCTGGTCTGCAACACTCTACAAAAAAGAAATACAGATTTGGAAGAAAATTAAAAACCTAAATTTCTTTCATTTGTCTGCTTGATTCTCCTCCTTGCTCACAAACGTCTCAGAAACTTTTACTTGCCGGGGTGTTCTCTTCATTCGTCTATCTCTTTTTTGTCTTTTCGGGAAAGACCGCTCTCCTACGTCGAGCGGGAAATGAGCGACACTGTATAGCGAATAACGTCGAAAGGGTCAGAGATATCTTTAATTTAGTCTGCTTGGCTCAGCTCATTACTTAAACCATCAACCAGGGAAGAACAACTCTGGTGAACATCGGGAAAAAAGGCACATAAATAGGAGATTATGAAGAACCGAAATGTAAAAAAGGGCAGTAAAACGGATAAGAAAGAAACTCCTTGGAGTTTCTGTTTACTTCGATCTTATCCGCCATACATTTATTTCAAGTACTTCAAGTCGTTCACTTTATAAGCAAAACGCCTTTTCCGCCGATGTTAACATCGCCTACTAACTTGCGGTATGTAACACCTTCGACTTCTTCTGTTCCTTCTTCTTTGTAGGAGGGTAGCAGGTCGTACACTTCGCCTTTGATGATGACCGTGCCGTTCTTCATCTCGCTTGCCGGCATGGTAGCATTGCCTTCGATGACTATTTTTCCGCCGTTGTTTGAGATTGCGGGAAGGAGCCCTACATCACCTTTTACGAGGATCTCCCCTCCGCACATATGTTCGCCAAGGTAGTCCTTCGTATTGCCGTTGACGGTAATCTTTCCTCCACGCATGCCGCAGGCTTCTCCGCGGTAACCTGCTCCAACATAATAGGAGGCACTTCCGTTGAGGATGATTTCTCCGCCTGCCATCTCGCAGCCGAGCCAGCTGTCAGCATCGCCGTTGATTACGACCTTTCCTCCCTTCATGCCAAAGCCGCAGTGCATATCCACGTTGCCATTGATCTCGATCTCTCCTGCGCTCATGTTCTGCCCTATGCGCTTAACTCTGGAGACATCACCTTCGAAAACTATCTTTGTGTTTTCTGCGGAGTCACTGCCTTCCACCTCTATATAGAAGAAATCTCCGAGGGGGCACTGCCCGTTTCCGTACCAGACGGGAATCGCCTTAATCTCTTCTGCGGACTTGCCGGCAAAGTTGTCAGGGTTTATATTGTCGGCTTCGATGGGGATTTTATTTGCTTTTTTGAGGGAAAGTTTTACGAGCTGCATTCAGAACACCCCCTCGGTGTCGATTTCAACAGGCTTCTGGATGTACGAGTCCTCAACCATATAATTGGCTTTACTCACGGTGTAGTACTTCCTGAATTTGCGGTCTATATCTTTCTGCATCGCAGCATCGATGCTTTTCGGAACTTTTGCGTTCACCCAGTAAGTCTTTCCTTTCGGGGTGGCTTCGATTTCTCCGTCCTTTACAACGATTTCTCCGCCTTTCAGGGTATATGCCGCACCTGAGAAAGCTTGCTTAACCTTTGCGTACTCCGTCGAGGGGTCAACCTGACCGGGCAGGAGATCATAGATTGCAATGTCTGCATCCGAGCCAACTTTCAGGTTTCCTTTCTCCGGCCTGCTGTACATCTTTGACTGGGTGCTCCTTGTCATGACGGCAAGCTCATAGAAGTCCAGTTCCCTGTCGATTCCGGGAAGTACCATCCTGTCAAGAGCCATCTTGGAAAAGCCTGAGATAACCTCTGCTCTCCTCTTTGCGCTCATAAGGTAGGTAAAGGCTTCAGGATAGTTAACGAAAGAACCGCCGTTGGGGCTGTCGGTTGTGAACATAATCTTCCAGGGGTCCTTTACGAGCAGGGCGAGTTCAAGCCCTATTGCCCACTGGACTGCGTTTACGAAACTTTTTGGAGAATAGAACAGGGGCACGACTCCGGAAGCATCTTCCAGTTCGATGTCCTGGTTGCTCCATTTCTCGTGCAACATTCTTGCGTTTGCATACTCCACGGGACCGTCTGCAGTCATGGTCACGGCAGGGCCGAAGATTACCTGCCCGAGGTCAAATGTCAGGTGGTCTGCCCCGTTGACATAGTCTGCAACCATCGGGGCTCCGGTTTCAAAGTCCCTCCAGGAAGTGCCAGCATAGGCATTGAACTGCACGTGAGTTACATGCAGGGCCTGTCTGTCACGGCTCGGCTTAACCTTCTCAAAGAGCTTCATGGTCTCTATGGTGGTTGCGTAGTTGCCGGGCTTTCCCAGGTTGTTGCAGTGCACGTGTATGGAGTGCGGAAGCCGCAGGCGTTCGTTAGCTTCTGCGAGCCCGATAAGGATCTCTGCAGGAGTTACATCAAAATTGGGGACAGGGTCGTAAAGGCCCGTAACGTTCCTTCCCCAGCCCCAGGCTTCTCCGCCTCCGGGGTTTACAATCTTTACTCCGTAACCTCTTGACGCTTTCAGGCCCCAGGCAATGTAAGCTGCGAGTTTTTCAGGTTCCTTGTCCCGGATATATTCCATAACCTGCCAGTTGCTTCCGAAGAGAGAAAGCCCCATTTTGTCAAGGATAGGGATTTCCTTGAATTCCTCATGGGTGTGCCTTGCGGCAAGCAGGGGGATTGCAGCTTCACAGATAGTTGTGTATCCGAGTTTTGCATACCTGTACCCGATTGCGTAAGTATTGGGAGTGTTGTACCCTACCTGCGCTCTTGTTTTTTCGGTACGTGCAACCTGGCCCGAAAGTCCGGGTACAGGGTTTTTCCTTGCATCATTCGGATTGATGAAACGGCCTACGTTAATTTTTCCTGCGCTGTGGGTGTGCCCGTCAAAGCCTCCTGCCATGGTGAGCTTGCCTACTGCATCGATAACCTTAGCATTTCCGGAGACTCTCTCTACGATCTTTCCGTCTCTGATGCAGATATCCATAGGCTCGCAGTTAATTCCCTGCGCAGGGTCACAGACACTGGCGTTTTTAATCAGGATTTCCGACATCTTATGCACCTCTCTTCAGTTCCCTGACCTTTGCAGTCAGGTCTTTTACGATTTCTTCGTCGGTCTTAAACCTGGTATCAATCAGTTTCTTCATGCGGAGGGAAATTGCATCCATACGGTAAGCCGTACCCTCGGCTTCGATTCCTACGATTGCCGAGGGGATTACCACGTCTGCAATTTCGGTTGTCGGGTTGGCATAGGGGTCGATCTGGATTACAGGAATCTTTGCAAGGTGCCTGACTGCTTTTTGTGGGAAGTGGGCCCCGGGATCAGCTGCAGCTATAATTGCAGCATCCGGCTCTTCACGCACAAGCAGGTCGTTTGCTCCGGTTTCTCCGGGGTTGTAATATGGATATCCTCTGGCGAAGTCGATAGCCATCGGGAAACCGGTTTCCCAGGTCGCTACCTGCCCGAAACCGGTAACATTATAGTGCCCGCGCATTCCTATCATTACGGCTTTTGTGTGCTGGTTAAGGTCAGAAATAAGAGAAGACACCGCATCTCCGTTCTTGTACTTGGAGCGGGACTGGGTTACTCCCATTCCGAAGAAGATACAGACGAATTTTGCATTCTTCAGGGTCTCTGCAAGCTCGAGAACCTCAGCTTTTGGAACCCCTGCAACGGTTTCCGGAACAACGTCCTCATGCCCGTTTACAATTGAGCGAAGCGCGGT containing:
- the slmA gene encoding S-layer protein SlmA, encoding MKRFAALSLAALMLLTVFASAASAVDVIEIRGPVYNGSDIDDIIDTYGDGTILTMDATDFAAFYYDIDDNVTTETLSIEDVPDTEGNVIGEGGLIYETTIQEVEYEYYNPDAGWDNYSLMGFFAEKYIPINPDKADKLSKLILDSDDKYTIRTGEMLDLGEGYAIEAKQVDVDGEKVWLEFTKDGEFVDDEIISVSTADDEANTWDVELDDIEDEDDVIVLKVHVNQVFQGAVDSIAQIEGLWLIDYANAMTIESDDEFGNLDDVSIDGDTLTITNEDTFTLTRDDEEEIGEGLYFATADTPSNVLRFYAMKEITDPGTYEIRGQVASGFGDQSWDASSFAGFYYDIDDNVSTETLTVSDLDGNVIPEGGLVYTTTIADVDFEYYNPDAGWDQYPVMGFFAEEYIPINPDKADKIAKLVLDSDDKYTIRTGEMLDLGEGYAIEAKQVDVDGEKVWLEFTKDGEFVDDEIISVSTADDEANTWDVELDDIEDEDDVVVLKVHVNQVFQGAVDSIAQIEGLWLIDYANAMTIESDDEFGNLDDVSIDGDTLKISNEDTFTLTRDSEEEIGEGMYFMIADTSSSDLRYYPYVEKTIGEEVSGEEETPEETPTGEVTETEGEEETPTEVTETPTEGEPAPEETETTESEGTTPGFGFMFGLVGLLAVVYLVRRNN
- a CDS encoding IS5-like element ISMac15 family transposase encodes the protein MSEQTERLPYPSDLSDKEWKLIEPHIPNPPTNRGKKRVHPYREILNGIFYLLRSGCAWRMLPHEFPPWQTVYHYFRLWRLYGIWERINAALRTELRIANGREPEPSAAILDSQSVKTTETRGVRGYDAGKKVKRRKRHILVDTTGLILMVVVHAANIQDRDGAKLVLEQIKGTFSRLQLIWADAAYAGQLVDWVKITCGWVLEIVRRKDDVKGFQVLPRRWVVERTFGWLGRYRRLSKDYEGLTESSQAFIYAAMIHIMSRRLAKIEPLSR
- a CDS encoding formylmethanofuran dehydrogenase subunit C, producing the protein MQLVKLSLKKANKIPIEADNINPDNFAGKSAEEIKAIPVWYGNGQCPLGDFFYIEVEGSDSAENTKIVFEGDVSRVKRIGQNMSAGEIEINGNVDMHCGFGMKGGKVVINGDADSWLGCEMAGGEIILNGSASYYVGAGYRGEACGMRGGKITVNGNTKDYLGEHMCGGEILVKGDVGLLPAISNNGGKIVIEGNATMPASEMKNGTVIIKGEVYDLLPSYKEEGTEEVEGVTYRKLVGDVNIGGKGVLLIK
- a CDS encoding formylmethanofuran dehydrogenase subunit A translates to MSEILIKNASVCDPAQGINCEPMDICIRDGKIVERVSGNAKVIDAVGKLTMAGGFDGHTHSAGKINVGRFINPNDARKNPVPGLSGQVARTEKTRAQVGYNTPNTYAIGYRYAKLGYTTICEAAIPLLAARHTHEEFKEIPILDKMGLSLFGSNWQVMEYIRDKEPEKLAAYIAWGLKASRGYGVKIVNPGGGEAWGWGRNVTGLYDPVPNFDVTPAEILIGLAEANERLRLPHSIHVHCNNLGKPGNYATTIETMKLFEKVKPSRDRQALHVTHVQFNAYAGTSWRDFETGAPMVADYVNGADHLTFDLGQVIFGPAVTMTADGPVEYANARMLHEKWSNQDIELEDASGVVPLFYSPKSFVNAVQWAIGLELALLVKDPWKIMFTTDSPNGGSFVNYPEAFTYLMSAKRRAEVISGFSKMALDRMVLPGIDRELDFYELAVMTRSTQSKMYSRPEKGNLKVGSDADIAIYDLLPGQVDPSTEYAKVKQAFSGAAYTLKGGEIVVKDGEIEATPKGKTYWVNAKVPKSIDAAMQKDIDRKFRKYYTVSKANYMVEDSYIQKPVEIDTEGVF
- a CDS encoding formylmethanofuran dehydrogenase subunit B yields the protein MPVIKDAVCSLCGSLCDDITVTVEDNKITKIENACILGHSKFVGMFEHDRIETPMIRKDGELVPVSYEEAIEAAAKILVNSRRILSYGWCSTSCEAVSGAIELAEETGSVIDSTANVCHGPSALAAQEKGSPSASLGEIKNRADVIVFWGCNPVHAHPRHMSRYSSFSKGFFTEKGRKGRTMVVIDVRKTDTAKLADNYVEIEQGSDLLLITALRSIVNGHEDVVPETVAGVPKAEVLELAETLKNAKFVCIFFGMGVTQSRSKYKNGDAVSSLISDLNQHTKAVMIGMRGHYNVTGFGQVATWETGFPMAIDFARGYPYYNPGETGANDLLVREEPDAAIIAAADPGAHFPQKAVRHLAKIPVIQIDPYANPTTEIADVVIPSAIVGIEAEGTAYRMDAISLRMKKLIDTRFKTDEEIVKDLTAKVRELKRGA